One window of the Spirochaetota bacterium genome contains the following:
- a CDS encoding electron transfer flavoprotein subunit alpha/FixB family protein, translated as MAKILAIAEHRNGKLTDATLELCKAAKAIASAMGAEPAAAIMAKDDALAKEVAKYIPTVFCVANAAVEGYNADGYTQGIKAVVESQDVKGVLIAHSYDGVDYAAKVAMAIGAGIVSNCNKARVDGGKVVFTRNTYNGKIQEEKSVNTDKFVATFEKGAFDMEAAGGAGAVTAVSANIANVRTKSKGIIETMAGAVDISQAKIIVSGGRGCKDADKYKEFIVSLAQKMGGEYAASRPVVDSGWTDAARQVGQSGKTVAPDLYLACGISGAIQHVAGMKGSKCIVAINKDPEAPIFNIAAYGIVGDLFEVIPQIKEKL; from the coding sequence ATGGCAAAGATATTAGCTATAGCTGAACACAGAAATGGAAAACTGACTGACGCCACCCTTGAGCTCTGCAAGGCAGCGAAAGCGATCGCGTCCGCAATGGGCGCCGAGCCCGCGGCCGCCATCATGGCGAAAGACGACGCCCTGGCAAAGGAAGTCGCGAAATATATCCCCACCGTTTTTTGCGTGGCCAATGCCGCTGTCGAGGGCTACAACGCAGACGGTTACACCCAGGGGATCAAGGCCGTTGTGGAATCCCAGGATGTCAAAGGCGTCCTGATCGCCCACTCCTATGACGGCGTCGACTATGCCGCCAAGGTCGCCATGGCGATCGGCGCCGGCATCGTATCGAACTGCAACAAGGCCCGCGTGGACGGCGGCAAGGTCGTCTTCACCCGGAACACCTACAACGGAAAGATCCAGGAAGAAAAATCCGTCAATACCGACAAGTTCGTCGCCACCTTCGAAAAGGGCGCTTTTGACATGGAAGCGGCCGGCGGGGCCGGCGCGGTGACCGCGGTTTCCGCGAACATCGCCAATGTGCGCACCAAGTCCAAGGGCATCATCGAGACGATGGCGGGCGCCGTTGACATTTCCCAGGCCAAGATCATCGTATCCGGCGGCCGCGGATGCAAAGACGCCGACAAGTACAAGGAATTCATCGTCAGCCTCGCCCAGAAGATGGGCGGCGAATACGCCGCTTCCCGGCCGGTGGTCGACTCCGGTTGGACCGATGCGGCCCGTCAGGTCGGCCAGTCCGGCAAGACCGTTGCTCCGGACCTCTACCTGGCATGCGGCATCTCCGGCGCCATCCAGCACGTTGCCGGCATGAAAGGCTCCAAGTGCATCGTCGCCATCAACAAGGACCCGGAAGCCCCGATCTTCAACATCGCGGCGTACGGCATCGTGGGCGACCTCTTCGAGGTCATTCCCCAGATCAAAGAGAAGCTCTAA
- a CDS encoding polymer-forming cytoskeletal protein encodes MAEPKEILEDENKIDTVIADDIAFKGNLKFKNSLKIKGTFEGKIETEGQLIVGREAKVSADVRASEVNVSGVFSGKIKASRKIELFKKSKTSGDLVAPELTIESGSIFNGTCIMEEKN; translated from the coding sequence ATGGCAGAACCAAAGGAAATACTGGAAGACGAAAATAAAATAGACACGGTCATCGCCGACGACATCGCCTTCAAGGGGAATCTCAAGTTCAAGAATTCGTTGAAGATCAAGGGAACCTTCGAGGGAAAGATCGAGACCGAAGGCCAGCTCATCGTGGGGCGCGAGGCCAAGGTCAGCGCCGATGTCAGGGCCAGCGAGGTCAACGTGAGCGGCGTTTTCAGCGGCAAGATAAAGGCGTCGCGGAAGATCGAGCTGTTCAAGAAAAGCAAGACCAGCGGCGACCTGGTCGCCCCGGAGCTCACCATAGAGTCGGGCTCTATCTTCAACGGCACCTGCATCATGGAGGAAAAAAACTGA
- a CDS encoding YlbF family regulator, whose translation MDDSTETILKQAVELGRLIRDTEIYRNYTSLSESLLADADSARLFDEYVNLVRTIKERQERADIIEKYEFENLESLGRIVSGNETIMMFLEAQKEYLDLLTRIQEELQNSDDISG comes from the coding sequence ATGGACGATTCGACGGAAACCATACTGAAACAGGCCGTGGAGCTGGGACGGCTCATTCGCGACACGGAGATATACCGCAATTACACCAGCCTGTCCGAGTCGCTCCTTGCCGATGCCGATTCAGCCAGGCTCTTCGATGAGTACGTGAATCTCGTCCGCACCATAAAGGAGCGCCAGGAGAGGGCGGATATCATCGAAAAGTACGAGTTCGAAAACCTGGAGAGCCTGGGGCGCATTGTCTCCGGGAATGAGACCATCATGATGTTCCTGGAGGCGCAGAAAGAGTACCTGGACCTGCTCACCAGGATCCAGGAGGAGCTGCAAAACAGCGATGATATTTCGGGCTGA
- a CDS encoding SPFH domain-containing protein, which yields MALLDVVEWKNKQGEIIYRFPENAISMAAQLIVMENQEAVFFREGRALDSLGPGRHTLKSGNIPILEKLVNLPFGGKSPFPAEVYFVNKTEIPNLKWGTKQPIDLQDPVYNIAVPIRAFGNFSIKIKDTKSFLTMAIGTWQAFSTEAVETTLRDQVILPKLSDLIAEFMLKQNVTILKLAQFYNEIGVSGKANILDDFATYGLELVRFAVESINVPQEDESVKRLKKALADKAEIGIMGQDDYKMKRTFDTMEKAAGSDGMSGGMMGAGMGVGMGQQMAGMMGQVMGGSAQGAGAKIVCPHCNAQNAAGAKFCSSCGKEMVVAAMTCPKCNAKIPANSKFCPECGANTAGGACTKCGAKLQPGAKFCPDCGAQQG from the coding sequence ATGGCATTATTGGATGTAGTCGAATGGAAAAATAAACAGGGCGAGATAATCTACCGGTTCCCGGAGAACGCCATATCCATGGCCGCCCAGCTGATCGTCATGGAAAACCAGGAAGCGGTATTCTTCAGGGAAGGCCGCGCCCTTGACAGCCTCGGACCGGGCAGGCACACCCTGAAATCCGGAAACATTCCCATACTGGAAAAGCTCGTGAACCTTCCCTTCGGCGGCAAGTCGCCGTTCCCCGCCGAAGTCTATTTCGTAAACAAGACCGAGATCCCCAACCTGAAGTGGGGCACCAAGCAGCCCATCGACCTCCAGGACCCGGTCTACAACATCGCGGTGCCGATCCGCGCCTTCGGCAATTTTTCCATCAAGATCAAGGACACAAAGTCATTTCTCACCATGGCCATCGGCACCTGGCAGGCCTTCTCAACCGAAGCCGTTGAAACCACGCTCCGGGACCAGGTCATCCTGCCGAAGCTCTCCGACCTGATAGCGGAGTTCATGCTTAAGCAGAACGTCACCATCCTGAAGCTCGCGCAGTTCTACAACGAGATCGGCGTGTCCGGCAAGGCCAACATCCTCGACGATTTTGCGACCTACGGCCTGGAGCTGGTCCGCTTCGCAGTCGAATCGATCAACGTGCCCCAGGAGGACGAGTCGGTCAAGCGCCTCAAGAAGGCGTTGGCGGACAAGGCGGAGATCGGCATCATGGGCCAGGACGACTACAAGATGAAGCGCACCTTCGACACCATGGAGAAGGCGGCGGGAAGCGACGGCATGTCGGGCGGCATGATGGGAGCCGGCATGGGCGTGGGCATGGGCCAGCAGATGGCCGGCATGATGGGCCAGGTGATGGGCGGATCGGCGCAGGGCGCCGGCGCTAAAATTGTCTGCCCGCACTGTAACGCCCAGAACGCGGCGGGAGCGAAATTCTGCTCCTCCTGCGGCAAGGAGATGGTCGTCGCGGCCATGACCTGTCCCAAGTGCAACGCCAAGATCCCGGCCAATTCCAAGTTCTGCCCCGAGTGCGGCGCTAACACGGCCGGCGGCGCCTGCACGAAGTGCGGCGCCAAGCTGCAGCCGGGGGCGAAGTTCTGTCCCGACTGCGGGGCGCAGCAGGGATAG
- a CDS encoding DUF4178 domain-containing protein, translating to MASTQCPSCGAPVEIKNRFSKVLVCGYCGSHLKVAGDGFDATGKHPRLAEFPSIFQVGTRGTILGKPFTALGRMRYNYPGGHFDEWFLEYDGGTAWFTEDEGTYALFTENEDAIEYPDITSVRAGQNVMIGSKKVMVKEKGTAKVAGAEGELSFYVEPGTKVTYMDGVSEGKKISIEATEDEIELFTGRPLLARDIVKS from the coding sequence ATGGCTTCAACGCAATGCCCCTCATGCGGGGCTCCGGTTGAGATAAAGAACAGGTTCAGCAAGGTCCTGGTCTGCGGCTACTGCGGTTCGCACCTCAAGGTTGCCGGCGACGGGTTCGACGCCACGGGAAAGCATCCCAGGCTGGCGGAGTTCCCGTCGATCTTCCAGGTCGGGACCAGGGGAACCATCCTCGGGAAGCCCTTCACGGCCCTGGGAAGGATGCGCTACAACTATCCCGGGGGGCACTTCGATGAGTGGTTCCTGGAATATGACGGCGGCACCGCCTGGTTCACCGAGGACGAGGGGACCTACGCCCTCTTCACTGAGAATGAGGACGCCATCGAATATCCCGATATTACAAGTGTGCGGGCCGGCCAGAACGTGATGATCGGCTCGAAAAAGGTCATGGTCAAGGAAAAGGGCACCGCCAAAGTGGCCGGCGCGGAGGGGGAGCTCTCCTTTTACGTCGAGCCGGGCACGAAGGTCACATACATGGACGGCGTATCCGAGGGGAAGAAGATCTCCATTGAAGCGACGGAGGATGAGATAGAGCTCTTCACCGGGAGGCCTCTCCTGGCCAGGGACATTGTAAAATCTTGA
- a CDS encoding DUF4178 domain-containing protein: MGTDNQELKALKCSKCGGALVKSRRSEYDDEEEENVSIPIGKCSSCGQEYDQKTEEYYGLFADDLTADKDNSVFKLGKKGTLKGVEYEIVGRIRYQDEDEWEKDTWDEWFAVAADGTYHYFVEEEGEVHSYEDYTPQSIDLESDPSSIEFDGKKISKDEAYVGRIVYAEGELPWKPEIGEPAVMYDFKKDGAKFTIEQSEGEVSITKGEKLSYNDVVAAFGGEEHKKLFDETVTKRKNYKLKAALYAACSAAAFALAIVNCLSSAPVDGVMKSRLDLAGNVPITENGQTMYQSEVLYGPFELKKGDSLYNARVYVDPAVQKFNLEWQSFRFLLVPENRLLKAVNHQMTPAALKDLFDEVDAIREPVECYTFSGDFWDEEGSDDEGYWHESDLSVDDDFVLEKAGRYYAFLELTSQKPRATASIGLSLERVKSYRYYIIIMVILAGLAFFNRARAKTYNAMPFSVAE, translated from the coding sequence ATGGGAACCGATAACCAGGAATTGAAAGCCCTGAAATGCTCCAAGTGCGGCGGCGCCCTTGTGAAAAGCCGCCGCTCGGAGTATGACGACGAGGAAGAAGAAAACGTCAGCATCCCCATTGGCAAGTGCTCTTCATGCGGCCAGGAATACGACCAGAAAACCGAAGAATACTACGGTCTCTTCGCCGATGATCTTACCGCGGACAAGGATAATTCTGTATTCAAACTGGGCAAGAAGGGGACGCTGAAAGGGGTCGAATACGAGATAGTCGGCCGGATCCGTTACCAGGACGAGGATGAATGGGAAAAAGACACCTGGGACGAGTGGTTCGCCGTCGCTGCCGACGGCACCTACCATTATTTCGTCGAGGAGGAAGGGGAGGTTCATTCCTATGAGGATTACACTCCCCAGTCCATCGACCTGGAGTCCGACCCTTCAAGCATCGAGTTTGACGGCAAGAAGATATCGAAAGACGAGGCCTACGTGGGGCGCATCGTCTACGCCGAGGGAGAGCTTCCCTGGAAGCCCGAGATCGGCGAGCCCGCCGTCATGTACGACTTCAAGAAGGACGGCGCGAAGTTCACCATCGAGCAGTCCGAGGGAGAAGTGTCCATCACGAAGGGCGAAAAGCTCTCCTACAATGATGTCGTTGCGGCCTTCGGCGGCGAAGAGCACAAGAAACTATTCGATGAAACGGTCACAAAGCGCAAGAACTACAAGCTGAAAGCGGCCCTCTATGCCGCTTGCTCGGCTGCGGCCTTTGCCCTGGCCATCGTCAACTGCCTCTCCTCGGCGCCCGTGGACGGCGTCATGAAATCAAGGCTCGACCTGGCCGGCAACGTGCCGATTACCGAGAACGGCCAGACCATGTACCAGAGCGAGGTGCTCTACGGCCCCTTCGAGCTTAAGAAGGGCGACAGCCTTTACAATGCCCGGGTCTACGTCGATCCGGCGGTGCAGAAGTTCAACCTGGAATGGCAGTCGTTCCGGTTCCTGCTGGTGCCGGAAAACCGGCTCCTGAAGGCGGTCAACCACCAGATGACCCCCGCCGCGCTGAAGGACCTCTTTGACGAGGTGGACGCCATCAGGGAGCCGGTGGAATGCTACACCTTCAGCGGGGATTTCTGGGACGAGGAGGGCTCCGACGACGAAGGGTACTGGCACGAGAGCGACCTCTCCGTGGACGACGATTTCGTCCTGGAAAAGGCCGGAAGGTATTACGCGTTCCTTGAGCTAACCAGCCAGAAGCCACGGGCCACCGCTTCCATCGGGCTTTCCCTTGAGCGTGTGAAGAGTTACCGGTATTATATTATCATAATGGTCATTCTCGCGGGCCTTGCCTTTTTCAACCGGGCTAGGGCGAAGACCTATAACGCGATGCCCTTCAGTGTGGCTGAGTAG
- a CDS encoding DUF350 domain-containing protein has translation MDWGSLLHGILDTAIYSLVGIIMMGIGIGLVILISPFSVKKEIEDDQNMALGLIMGAIIIGISIIIAGVLMAPGGDYMKKKIGSTPDVKVEEKAVK, from the coding sequence ATGGATTGGGGAAGCTTGCTGCACGGCATACTGGACACTGCCATTTACAGCCTTGTGGGCATTATCATGATGGGCATCGGGATAGGACTGGTCATCCTGATATCGCCCTTTTCCGTCAAGAAGGAGATCGAAGACGACCAGAATATGGCCCTGGGCCTTATCATGGGAGCGATTATCATCGGCATTTCCATCATTATTGCCGGCGTGCTCATGGCGCCCGGCGGCGATTACATGAAGAAGAAGATCGGCTCAACCCCTGATGTGAAAGTCGAAGAAAAAGCCGTCAAGTAG
- a CDS encoding polyamine aminopropyltransferase: MKNELRRFEQRILLFSVFFLSLCGITYELVLGSLATYLLGNPVQQYSITIGFFLSSMGLGSYLSRYLTKNILKNFIMIEVALGFVGGLSVLVLSYLFSFSASYYMLHIFFLVLIGTLVGLEIPIVTRILRKYGALKDILSNVLSLDYIGGLAGSLLFPLLLFPFLGRMLTSIIIGALNIGVAMIIIVKIDYENKRKSDFVIPIIIMIILAALAASSDQINTILQKRLYYDDIVFSKRSHYQEIVLTRNDEDFRLYLDGSLQFSSVDEYRYHEMLVFPPLSLNRAPDKRVLVLGGGDGLAVREIIKCGDVAAVTLVELDPAMIDLAKKNSSLKRLNGNSLLDPRVTVVVGDAYAYLIGNKKKYDVIIADFPDPHDETITKLYTVEFYSLLRRSLARGGVFVTQSTSPLFARDAFWCIHNTMQKVFSSVVAYHVYVPSFGDWGFNMACDGVCDAAMAAEVTPGLKYYSPETFGQSLHFPRDAAVSRTEINTFNRPVLYSYYLKGWKYYMEM; encoded by the coding sequence TTGAAAAACGAATTGAGACGGTTCGAACAGAGAATACTGTTATTCTCTGTTTTTTTTCTGTCCCTGTGCGGGATAACCTATGAGCTCGTGCTGGGCTCCCTGGCGACCTATCTCCTGGGCAACCCGGTGCAGCAGTATTCCATCACCATAGGCTTTTTCCTCAGCTCCATGGGCCTCGGCTCATACCTGTCCCGGTACCTGACGAAAAATATATTAAAGAATTTCATCATGATTGAGGTGGCCCTCGGCTTCGTGGGCGGCCTTTCGGTCCTGGTCCTCAGCTATCTCTTTTCCTTTTCCGCATCCTATTACATGCTCCATATCTTTTTCCTGGTCCTCATCGGAACCCTCGTGGGCCTGGAAATACCGATCGTGACGCGGATCCTCAGGAAATATGGGGCCTTGAAGGACATCCTGTCCAATGTCCTTTCCCTGGATTACATCGGCGGCCTGGCGGGTTCGCTCCTGTTCCCGCTCCTCCTGTTTCCCTTCCTGGGGAGGATGCTCACCAGCATCATCATCGGCGCCCTCAACATAGGTGTCGCGATGATCATCATCGTCAAGATAGACTACGAGAACAAGCGGAAAAGCGACTTCGTCATCCCGATCATTATCATGATCATCCTGGCGGCCCTGGCCGCTTCTTCGGACCAGATCAACACCATTCTGCAGAAACGGCTCTACTATGATGACATCGTTTTTTCGAAGCGGTCCCATTACCAGGAGATCGTGCTGACGCGGAACGACGAGGATTTCCGCCTCTACCTGGACGGCTCCCTCCAGTTTTCATCCGTGGACGAGTACCGCTACCACGAGATGCTGGTGTTCCCGCCCCTGTCCCTCAACAGGGCCCCGGACAAGCGGGTCCTTGTCCTCGGCGGGGGCGACGGCCTGGCCGTCAGGGAGATCATAAAATGCGGAGACGTGGCCGCCGTTACCCTGGTGGAGCTCGATCCCGCCATGATCGACCTGGCGAAAAAGAATTCCTCGCTGAAGAGACTCAACGGGAATTCCCTGCTGGACCCCCGGGTGACCGTCGTGGTGGGGGACGCCTACGCCTATTTGATTGGAAATAAAAAAAAGTATGACGTGATCATCGCCGATTTTCCCGATCCCCACGACGAGACGATCACCAAGCTCTACACGGTGGAATTCTACTCCCTCCTGCGTCGCTCCCTCGCCCGGGGCGGGGTGTTCGTGACGCAGTCGACGTCGCCGCTCTTCGCGCGGGATGCCTTCTGGTGCATCCACAATACAATGCAAAAGGTCTTTTCCTCGGTCGTCGCGTACCACGTGTACGTGCCGTCCTTCGGGGACTGGGGCTTCAACATGGCCTGCGACGGCGTCTGCGACGCCGCCATGGCGGCGGAGGTGACTCCCGGCCTCAAATATTATTCCCCCGAAACCTTCGGGCAGTCGCTTCATTTCCCCCGGGACGCCGCGGTTTCCCGGACGGAGATCAACACCTTCAACAGGCCGGTGCTCTACAGCTATTACCTGAAGGGGTGGAAATACTACATGGAGATGTGA
- a CDS encoding LysR family transcriptional regulator — protein sequence MKKRAEMNFDLKQLRSFLEVLAENSFTRASRKLKVGQATISHHIIQLEKELGVKLINRTARDVSVTEEGKVFQAFCEKLFKNMEAVLSDLDRGATAVITRIAASTIPSAYILPKILAAVKKEFPGVIYRLQVTDSREAVEMVKDGTADVGIVGKEYRHPGLSYTPICADEIVLVGPKGSPSEISVEDIVRMPLIIREAGSGTRKSCEEALGRRGITPSALQVVLETSSTESIKESIAAGLGMSFLSRLAVEQEKKSKSLVVVGVKGLVIRRSFYFVRSGSKQLHRPAQLLYDSLVEFGKTLGR from the coding sequence ATGAAGAAAAGGGCCGAGATGAATTTTGACCTGAAGCAGCTGCGTTCCTTCCTGGAGGTCCTGGCCGAGAACAGCTTCACCAGGGCTTCGCGAAAGCTGAAAGTAGGACAGGCCACCATCAGCCACCATATCATCCAGCTTGAAAAGGAGCTGGGCGTGAAGCTCATCAACCGCACGGCCCGCGACGTTTCCGTGACCGAGGAAGGGAAGGTGTTCCAGGCCTTCTGCGAGAAGCTCTTCAAGAACATGGAAGCGGTCTTGTCGGACCTTGACCGCGGCGCCACTGCCGTGATCACGCGTATCGCAGCGAGCACCATACCGTCCGCGTACATCCTGCCGAAAATACTGGCGGCCGTGAAAAAGGAGTTTCCCGGCGTCATCTACCGACTCCAGGTCACGGACAGCAGGGAGGCTGTGGAGATGGTGAAGGATGGAACCGCCGATGTCGGCATTGTGGGGAAGGAGTACCGCCATCCGGGACTGTCCTATACCCCGATCTGCGCCGATGAGATCGTACTGGTGGGCCCGAAGGGCTCCCCCTCGGAAATCAGCGTCGAGGATATCGTCCGGATGCCCCTGATCATCCGCGAGGCCGGGTCCGGCACCAGGAAGAGCTGCGAGGAGGCCCTGGGAAGGCGCGGCATAACGCCTTCGGCGCTCCAGGTCGTGCTGGAGACTTCGTCGACGGAAAGCATAAAGGAATCGATCGCCGCCGGGCTGGGGATGTCATTCCTGTCGCGCCTGGCCGTGGAGCAGGAAAAGAAGTCAAAATCGCTGGTTGTGGTCGGGGTGAAGGGACTCGTTATCCGGCGGTCCTTTTATTTCGTCCGTTCGGGAAGCAAACAGCTGCACCGTCCGGCGCAGCTGCTTTATGATTCACTTGTTGAATTCGGGAAAACCCTTGGTCGATAA
- a CDS encoding 50S ribosomal protein L28 — MAKCEVCGKAIQIGNNVSHSNKKTKKIWRPNVKKIKVLEDNRATRKYVCTRCIRSGKVMKAV, encoded by the coding sequence ATGGCTAAATGTGAAGTGTGCGGCAAGGCGATCCAGATCGGAAACAACGTCAGCCATTCCAACAAGAAGACCAAGAAGATCTGGCGCCCCAACGTCAAGAAGATAAAAGTGCTGGAAGACAACCGCGCCACGAGGAAATACGTGTGCACGCGGTGCATCAGGTCCGGAAAGGTAATGAAGGCCGTTTAA
- a CDS encoding AraC family transcriptional regulator, with translation MPPTVPGGMMRIGTFHLLDFFILFSGALSVLMSVAHLARPNRKFANSYFGAVFLGTGFFILYFYTYFSDPAFDYRFFGAPLLFLMLYATSPFHYIIAYKVIMEDISPGKRHAVHFVPAIAAAALSALDAAGILQARRALPWSGPREIDLVQYALLLAWLVQILSYELALVAQFFLRRSRGNGMHNAFPIICSIIYLIIALGLVLASQLLFSSLLALAGLGLVSVLVIVWYIFTYRYPDLYPNLNVALGRYQLTHTKGLDRASLRVRLDELMEKEKIYCDEDLTLPRLAALLDLTSHQLSEFLNRELGESFSAYLNRHRVEEARRLLREDPARPVLSVAHAVGFNSKSVFYRVFTRNTNMSPQQFRKDL, from the coding sequence ATGCCACCCACAGTTCCAGGTGGCATGATGCGGATCGGAACTTTTCATCTGCTCGATTTTTTCATTCTCTTCAGCGGAGCGCTCTCGGTGCTGATGTCCGTTGCCCACCTGGCGCGCCCTAACCGGAAGTTCGCCAACAGTTACTTCGGCGCGGTGTTCCTCGGGACCGGCTTCTTTATCCTGTATTTTTACACGTACTTTTCTGATCCCGCCTTCGACTATAGATTCTTTGGCGCGCCACTGCTTTTCCTCATGCTCTACGCGACAAGCCCGTTCCATTACATAATCGCCTACAAGGTCATCATGGAGGATATCTCCCCGGGGAAAAGACACGCTGTTCATTTCGTCCCCGCCATTGCCGCCGCGGCACTCTCGGCCCTCGATGCCGCTGGCATCCTCCAGGCGCGCCGGGCCCTCCCCTGGAGCGGCCCCCGGGAGATTGACCTGGTACAGTACGCGCTGCTCCTCGCATGGTTAGTTCAAATACTCTCATACGAGCTGGCGCTGGTGGCGCAGTTTTTCCTGCGGCGCTCACGGGGCAACGGCATGCACAACGCCTTCCCGATCATATGCTCGATTATATACCTGATCATCGCCCTGGGCCTCGTACTGGCCTCCCAGCTGCTCTTTTCGTCCCTGCTGGCCCTCGCCGGCCTGGGCCTCGTGAGCGTCCTCGTGATCGTATGGTACATCTTCACATACCGTTACCCGGATCTGTACCCCAATCTGAACGTGGCCCTCGGACGCTACCAGCTGACGCACACGAAGGGACTCGACCGCGCTTCCCTGCGCGTCCGCCTTGACGAGCTCATGGAAAAGGAAAAGATCTACTGCGACGAGGATCTGACCCTCCCCCGTCTCGCAGCGCTGCTCGATCTTACGTCCCACCAGCTTTCAGAATTTCTCAACCGCGAGCTCGGAGAGAGCTTCAGCGCCTATCTCAACCGCCACCGCGTCGAGGAGGCCCGGCGCCTGCTGCGAGAGGACCCGGCGCGGCCGGTCCTCTCGGTGGCGCACGCGGTCGGCTTCAATTCGAAATCGGTTTTCTACCGTGTATTCACCCGTAACACGAACATGTCACCGCAGCAATTCAGGAAAGACCTTTGA
- a CDS encoding long-chain fatty acid--CoA ligase, with protein MMDNELLLRNFLLRAARFYPKKEIVSVYPNEVFRYCYADYFKRTCQLAHALKALGVKRGDRVASFALNNHRHLELYFGVPCYGAVLHTVNIRLPQEHLIYIINHAEDQVLFIDEDLLFLIEPIRDKLTTVKHFVVLSQSGTMPPTSLYPVSLYDDLIWEHPESYDFPEDIGERDPAVICYTSATTGQPKGVVYSHRGIVMHTYGIVATLGVSESDTALHIVPMFHVNGWGAPFGALAMGCKQVLPGRDILNMQKLCHIIAEEKITFTGGVPTIWMMLYDYLEKGGLHDFSSLKTIFSGGAACPLALMKGLNEKYGFPIRQAYGMTETSPMALVSLTKSYMADWPMDKIYDIRGSAGMPALGVEMKIVNDQGKEVRMDGKEWGEIRLRGPWITKEYFKDPENSGTTYINGWLHTGDIGTIDEEGYVRLVDRKKDLIKSGGEWISSVDIENTLMTCPKIMEAAVIGIPDVKWQERPMACIALAPGETMSCSEIKDFLKGKITSWWIPEYYITMDQIPKTSAGKFNKRELRQLFAEGKICTVSDFDN; from the coding sequence ATAATGGACAATGAATTGTTGCTTCGGAATTTTCTCTTGCGGGCGGCCAGGTTCTATCCTAAAAAAGAGATCGTCTCTGTGTATCCCAACGAGGTATTTCGTTATTGTTACGCCGACTACTTCAAACGCACCTGCCAGCTGGCCCACGCCCTCAAGGCGCTGGGCGTCAAACGCGGGGACCGCGTGGCGAGTTTCGCGCTCAACAACCACCGCCACCTCGAGCTCTATTTCGGCGTTCCCTGTTACGGCGCCGTGCTCCACACCGTGAACATCCGCCTGCCCCAGGAACACCTGATCTATATAATAAACCACGCCGAGGACCAGGTCCTTTTTATCGACGAGGATCTCCTCTTCCTGATCGAGCCCATCAGGGACAAGCTTACAACCGTAAAGCACTTTGTGGTGCTTTCACAGAGCGGGACAATGCCCCCGACAAGCCTTTACCCTGTTTCCCTCTACGATGATTTAATATGGGAACATCCCGAAAGCTACGATTTCCCCGAGGACATCGGCGAACGGGATCCGGCCGTGATCTGTTATACTTCCGCGACCACCGGACAGCCCAAAGGCGTGGTCTACTCGCACCGGGGGATCGTCATGCACACCTATGGCATCGTGGCCACCCTGGGCGTCAGCGAGTCCGACACGGCCCTGCACATAGTGCCCATGTTCCATGTCAACGGTTGGGGCGCCCCCTTCGGGGCCCTCGCCATGGGGTGCAAGCAGGTTCTCCCCGGCAGGGATATCCTCAACATGCAGAAGCTGTGCCATATCATTGCGGAGGAGAAGATAACCTTTACGGGAGGCGTTCCCACGATCTGGATGATGCTCTATGATTATCTCGAAAAAGGGGGCCTCCACGACTTCTCGAGCCTCAAGACCATATTTTCCGGCGGAGCCGCCTGTCCCCTGGCCCTCATGAAGGGGCTCAACGAAAAATACGGATTTCCCATCCGCCAGGCCTACGGCATGACCGAAACATCGCCCATGGCCCTGGTCTCCCTCACGAAAAGCTACATGGCCGATTGGCCCATGGACAAGATCTACGATATCAGGGGCAGCGCGGGCATGCCCGCGCTGGGCGTGGAGATGAAGATCGTCAATGACCAAGGCAAGGAAGTCAGGATGGACGGGAAGGAATGGGGTGAGATCCGCCTCAGGGGGCCCTGGATAACCAAGGAATATTTCAAGGACCCAGAAAATTCCGGGACTACGTATATCAACGGCTGGCTCCATACCGGCGACATCGGCACCATCGACGAGGAGGGCTATGTACGGCTGGTGGACCGAAAGAAAGACCTCATCAAGAGCGGCGGGGAATGGATCTCGTCCGTTGATATCGAAAATACCCTCATGACCTGCCCCAAGATCATGGAAGCGGCCGTCATCGGCATCCCCGACGTCAAGTGGCAGGAGCGTCCCATGGCCTGTATCGCCCTTGCTCCCGGGGAAACCATGAGCTGCAGCGAGATCAAGGATTTTCTCAAAGGCAAGATCACCTCATGGTGGATACCTGAATATTATATCACCATGGACCAGATCCCTAAAACCAGTGCCGGCAAATTCAACAAGCGTGAGCTCAGGCAACTTTTCGCAGAAGGCAAGATATGCACCGTATCCGATTTCGACAATTGA